One genomic region from Conexibacter woesei DSM 14684 encodes:
- a CDS encoding serine hydrolase domain-containing protein has translation MRVERPATVDAAGLHGRLEELVARYDVPGASVAVLAGGQVATAAAGLLNLDTGVAATADSLFQIGSITKLYTATLVMQLVDEGRIDLDAPAVTYLPELKLADPEVTAAVTVRHLLSHTSGIAGDHFPDLGRGDDVVARYVASCAELGQTLPLGATTSYCNSGFVIAGRIVELLTGQSWDDALASRLVAPLGVSRTFTQPEDVLRFRSALGHMEQDGELRPVSQWTLPRACGPAGLICATAADVVAFARTYLDAGRTPAGVQLLSPESVAAMLEPRAALPDTYTMGSHFGLGWAAFDGVRPRVYGHNGGTVGQASFLRVVPGADVAIALLTNGGHAADLFDGLVRPLLEEVAGVATPPPLEPPSVATHVALDPHAGVYERHGQRIEVERRGAGLTARLVNTGPLADVFPDPVELELVAVRPGLFATRQPGERAWNAMVFQRLEDGTPCVHFALRATPKIAES, from the coding sequence ATGCGCGTCGAGCGACCGGCGACGGTCGACGCCGCCGGTCTGCACGGGCGCTTGGAGGAGCTCGTCGCCCGCTACGACGTGCCGGGAGCGTCGGTCGCCGTCCTCGCCGGCGGTCAGGTGGCCACGGCGGCCGCCGGCCTCCTGAACCTCGACACCGGCGTCGCCGCGACGGCCGACTCGCTGTTTCAGATCGGCTCGATCACGAAGCTCTACACGGCGACGCTGGTGATGCAGCTCGTCGACGAGGGCCGGATCGACCTCGACGCTCCCGCCGTCACCTACCTGCCCGAGCTGAAGCTGGCCGATCCCGAGGTCACCGCGGCGGTCACGGTCCGCCACCTGCTGTCGCACACCTCCGGGATCGCGGGCGACCACTTCCCCGACCTCGGACGGGGCGACGACGTCGTCGCCCGCTACGTCGCGAGCTGCGCCGAGCTCGGACAGACGCTGCCGCTCGGCGCGACGACGTCCTACTGCAACTCCGGCTTCGTGATCGCCGGGCGGATCGTCGAGCTGCTGACCGGACAGAGCTGGGACGACGCCTTGGCGAGCCGGCTCGTGGCGCCGCTCGGCGTCAGCCGCACGTTCACCCAGCCCGAGGACGTCCTGCGGTTCCGCTCCGCCCTCGGTCACATGGAGCAGGACGGCGAGCTGCGACCGGTGTCCCAATGGACCCTCCCGCGCGCGTGCGGGCCTGCGGGGCTGATCTGCGCCACCGCCGCCGACGTCGTCGCCTTCGCCCGGACGTACCTCGACGCCGGGCGCACGCCCGCGGGCGTGCAGCTGCTCTCCCCGGAGTCGGTCGCCGCGATGCTGGAACCGCGGGCGGCGCTGCCCGACACGTACACGATGGGCTCCCATTTCGGTCTCGGGTGGGCCGCGTTCGACGGGGTGCGCCCGCGTGTCTACGGCCACAACGGCGGCACGGTCGGGCAGGCTTCGTTCCTCCGCGTCGTTCCAGGCGCAGACGTCGCGATCGCCCTGCTGACGAACGGCGGCCACGCCGCGGACCTCTTCGACGGCCTCGTCCGGCCGCTGCTCGAGGAGGTCGCGGGCGTCGCCACGCCGCCTCCCCTCGAGCCTCCCAGCGTCGCGACCCACGTCGCGCTCGATCCGCACGCCGGGGTCTACGAGCGGCACGGTCAGCGCATCGAGGTCGAGCGGCGCGGTGCCGGGCTGACCGCCCGGCTGGTCAACACCGGTCCGCTGGCCGACGTGTTCCCCGACCCGGTCGAGCTCGAGCTCGTCGCCGTGCGCCCGGGCCTGTTCGCCACCCGCCAACCGGGCGAGAGGGCGTGGAACGCCATGGTCTTCCAGCGCCTGGAGGACGGCACTCCCTGCGTCCACTTCGCGCTCCGCGCGACGCCGAAGATCGCAGAGTCCTGA
- a CDS encoding SDR family NAD(P)-dependent oxidoreductase: protein MSDVTYPKRVVVTGAASGIGKATALILRARGSEVVAVDVNEAGLAAAAAAGCETVVCDIAQEDERARLHAAAGEVDGLVNGAGIIRVVAIPDVTDADWDAIFAVNVKALFFLARDFGLRMGEGAAIVNVASVSAKDNSTTEVLPYGSSKAAVHAITRGLANHLGPAGVRVNAVLPGIIDTPMQDNLVVDIAAIRGVDPAALHRQRLQTIALQNRAGSPEDTADVIAFLLSSAARYVTGQALAVDGGQIMQ from the coding sequence ATGAGCGACGTCACGTACCCCAAGCGCGTCGTCGTGACCGGCGCGGCGAGCGGCATCGGCAAGGCGACGGCGCTGATCCTGCGCGCACGCGGCAGCGAGGTCGTCGCGGTCGACGTCAACGAAGCGGGGCTGGCGGCGGCCGCCGCCGCCGGCTGTGAGACGGTCGTCTGCGACATCGCGCAGGAGGACGAACGCGCACGGCTCCACGCCGCCGCCGGCGAGGTCGACGGTCTCGTCAACGGAGCCGGGATCATCCGCGTGGTCGCGATCCCCGACGTGACCGACGCCGACTGGGACGCGATCTTCGCCGTCAACGTCAAGGCGCTGTTCTTCCTCGCGCGCGACTTCGGCCTCCGCATGGGCGAAGGCGCCGCGATCGTGAACGTCGCGTCGGTGTCCGCGAAGGACAACTCGACGACGGAGGTGCTCCCGTACGGGTCGTCGAAGGCGGCCGTCCACGCGATCACGCGTGGGCTGGCGAACCACCTCGGTCCGGCCGGCGTGCGCGTCAACGCCGTGCTGCCGGGCATCATCGACACGCCGATGCAGGACAACCTCGTCGTCGACATCGCCGCCATCCGCGGCGTCGATCCGGCGGCGCTCCACCGCCAGCGGCTGCAGACGATCGCGCTTCAGAACCGGGCCGGCTCGCCGGAGGACACCGCGGACGTGATCGCGTTCCTGCTCTCCAGCGCGGCGCGCTACGTCACCGGCCAGGCGCTCGCCGTCGACGGCGGCCAGATCATGCAGTAG
- a CDS encoding M55 family metallopeptidase codes for MNVLISADMEGVTGVTAPEDVHPGTAAWERFRRLFVRDVNAAIAGACDAADDAQVIVTEGHNTMRNLLIEELDERAQLIVGHHTTYVMMEGIDRGIDLVFLVGYHAPAGAVGVLSHTFLGKGLLDLTLNDETCSEGRMNAMLAGSFGVGVGLLTGDQAACADATRYIPGVRTVAVKEQIDRYSALCLPPAKTEAAIRAAAAAAVEDATAHRPLVADPPYRWSATFANPSSAGRAALVPGVERVEAGTVTWSSDDFATSYKTFQVVAMLVGVSFESPVFD; via the coding sequence ATGAACGTGCTCATCTCGGCCGACATGGAAGGCGTCACGGGAGTCACCGCTCCGGAGGACGTCCACCCGGGCACGGCCGCGTGGGAGCGCTTCCGGCGGCTCTTCGTGCGCGACGTCAACGCGGCGATCGCGGGCGCATGCGACGCGGCCGACGACGCGCAGGTGATCGTGACCGAAGGCCACAACACGATGCGCAACCTCTTGATCGAGGAGCTCGACGAGCGCGCACAGTTGATCGTCGGCCACCACACGACCTACGTGATGATGGAGGGGATCGATCGCGGCATCGATCTCGTCTTCCTCGTCGGGTACCACGCACCGGCAGGCGCCGTGGGCGTCCTGAGCCACACGTTCCTCGGCAAGGGCCTCCTCGACCTCACGCTCAACGACGAGACCTGCAGCGAGGGCCGCATGAACGCGATGCTCGCCGGCTCGTTCGGCGTCGGCGTCGGACTCTTGACCGGCGATCAGGCGGCGTGCGCGGATGCGACGCGCTACATCCCCGGCGTCCGCACCGTGGCCGTGAAGGAGCAGATCGACCGCTATTCGGCGCTCTGCCTGCCTCCGGCGAAGACCGAAGCTGCGATCCGAGCGGCGGCGGCAGCCGCGGTCGAGGACGCGACCGCGCATCGGCCGCTGGTCGCGGATCCCCCCTACCGCTGGTCGGCGACGTTCGCGAACCCGAGCTCGGCGGGACGGGCGGCGCTCGTTCCCGGCGTCGAGCGCGTCGAGGCCGGGACGGTCACGTGGAGCTCGGACGACTTCGCGACCTCGTACAAGACGTTCCAAGTCGTGGCGATGCTCGTCGGCGTCTCGTTCGAGTCGCCCGTCTTCGACTGA
- a CDS encoding ABC transporter substrate-binding protein: MSNPAVIPSTDGPILSIAYAPLFHAAPDGRIEPALAVRWRYTDDDQKVFEFTLREDARFSDGTPVTAEAVVGSLEYYYKSRNIYSELLGRNPRFEAVDRWTVRVTLTASLPNLPFLFSEANVNWGFVMAPKGVANPRLFTKATYGAGPYKLDYSKSVPGDHYTFVPNEYFYDRSAIKFKEIYLKAFADPSAALQAQQAGQIDVGWTMDSSTAEAAESAGLDVVSAPFAVLYMTMNARRGTEALRDVRVRRALNYAIDRKAISNALFGRYGVPMSQFTVPPDSNPGLENAYPYDPERARALLAEAGYPRGFEFSINTGKDDPQAKAVELVASYLDRIGVKSNVRTFQNRAGYLDAALSFKDDSAIFAGDVGVPTTIEYPSYIGPSSTLGGGDPVNPRVNELYEAGLRASDPSRDWKEMWAITVNDAWFLPISGFSDLAYVSDGIGGVQMTPARPYSFPTEWFPK, translated from the coding sequence GTGAGCAATCCGGCCGTGATCCCGAGCACGGACGGACCGATCCTGAGCATCGCCTACGCCCCTCTGTTCCATGCCGCTCCGGACGGCAGAATCGAGCCGGCGCTGGCCGTCAGATGGCGCTACACCGATGACGACCAGAAGGTCTTCGAGTTCACCCTGCGCGAGGATGCGCGCTTCTCCGACGGGACCCCGGTCACCGCGGAAGCGGTGGTGGGTTCGCTCGAGTACTACTACAAGAGCAGAAACATCTACTCGGAGCTGCTGGGGAGAAACCCGAGGTTCGAGGCGGTCGACAGATGGACGGTGCGCGTCACGTTGACGGCGTCGCTGCCCAACCTGCCGTTCCTGTTCTCCGAGGCGAACGTCAACTGGGGCTTCGTGATGGCGCCGAAGGGAGTGGCGAATCCCAGACTGTTCACGAAGGCCACCTATGGCGCGGGGCCGTACAAGCTCGACTACTCGAAGTCGGTGCCCGGCGACCACTACACGTTCGTGCCGAACGAGTACTTCTACGACAGATCGGCGATCAAGTTCAAGGAGATCTACCTGAAGGCGTTCGCCGATCCGTCGGCAGCGCTGCAGGCGCAGCAGGCCGGTCAGATCGACGTCGGCTGGACGATGGACTCGTCGACGGCCGAAGCGGCCGAGTCGGCCGGTCTCGACGTCGTGTCTGCCCCATTCGCCGTTCTCTACATGACGATGAACGCGCGCAGAGGCACCGAGGCGCTTCGCGACGTCCGTGTGCGCCGGGCGCTGAACTACGCGATCGACCGCAAGGCGATCTCGAACGCGCTCTTCGGCAGATACGGCGTCCCGATGTCTCAGTTCACGGTTCCGCCGGACTCCAATCCCGGGTTGGAGAACGCGTACCCCTACGATCCGGAGAGAGCGCGCGCGCTGCTGGCCGAGGCGGGATACCCGAGAGGGTTCGAGTTCTCGATCAACACCGGCAAGGACGATCCCCAGGCGAAGGCCGTCGAGCTGGTGGCCAGCTACCTCGACAGAATCGGCGTCAAGTCGAACGTCAGAACGTTCCAGAACCGCGCGGGCTACCTCGACGCAGCGCTGTCGTTCAAGGACGACTCGGCGATCTTCGCCGGCGACGTCGGCGTGCCGACGACGATCGAGTACCCCAGCTACATCGGGCCGAGCAGCACGCTCGGCGGGGGCGACCCGGTCAACCCGAGAGTCAACGAGCTCTACGAGGCCGGTCTCAGAGCGAGCGACCCCTCCAGAGACTGGAAGGAGATGTGGGCGATCACGGTGAACGACGCCTGGTTCCTGCCGATATCGGGGTTCAGTGACCTCGCGTACGTGTCGGACGGGATCGGCGGGGTGCAGATGACCCCGGCCCGCCCGTACTCCTTCCCGACGGAGTGGTTCCCCAAGTAG
- a CDS encoding ABC transporter permease, translated as MGYAARFAHNPFVRTVARRLLMTVPLLFFVTVLSFVLLSLAPGDAAREMLGERATPESLAALRDQLGLNQPLPEQYWRWLSNALHGDLGVSSATGQPVTDAVVQRLPVTLWVVLGTMIVMPVLGVALGLYSAVRGGALDRMLGLLSLVGYALPAFWLGSIMVAFFAVDLGWFPASGYVSPSDSVSDWIRSLILPVAALSIGGVAVFAKQTRDAMLDVLASEHVRLAWARGVPPRSIYLRYALRSISPLLLTLVGITTIGFLAATVFVETIFALPGIGAYVATGAQQQDVPVVQGTTVFFTLIVVVINLVTDLAYTALDPRVRTS; from the coding sequence ATGGGATACGCCGCGCGGTTCGCGCACAACCCGTTTGTGCGCACCGTCGCGCGGCGCCTTCTCATGACCGTGCCGCTGCTCTTCTTCGTCACGGTGCTGAGCTTCGTGCTGTTGTCGCTCGCTCCCGGCGATGCAGCCCGGGAGATGCTCGGCGAGCGGGCCACGCCGGAGTCGCTGGCGGCGCTGCGCGACCAGCTCGGGCTCAACCAGCCGCTGCCGGAGCAGTACTGGCGCTGGTTGAGCAATGCGTTGCACGGCGACCTCGGCGTGTCGAGCGCCACCGGCCAGCCGGTGACGGATGCCGTCGTGCAACGCCTGCCGGTCACGCTGTGGGTCGTGCTCGGCACCATGATCGTGATGCCGGTCCTCGGCGTGGCGCTGGGTCTGTACAGCGCCGTGCGCGGCGGCGCACTCGACCGCATGCTCGGGCTGCTGTCGCTGGTCGGCTACGCGCTGCCGGCGTTCTGGCTCGGCTCGATCATGGTCGCGTTCTTCGCGGTCGACCTGGGGTGGTTCCCCGCAAGCGGCTATGTCTCCCCGTCGGATTCCGTGAGCGACTGGATCCGCTCGCTCATCCTGCCGGTCGCGGCGCTCTCGATCGGAGGCGTCGCGGTGTTCGCGAAGCAGACGCGCGACGCGATGCTGGACGTGCTCGCGAGCGAGCACGTCCGGCTGGCCTGGGCGCGGGGGGTGCCGCCGCGCTCGATCTATCTCCGCTACGCGCTGCGGAGCATCAGCCCGCTGCTGCTGACGCTGGTCGGCATCACGACGATCGGATTCCTCGCCGCGACGGTGTTCGTCGAGACGATCTTCGCGCTGCCGGGAATCGGCGCATACGTCGCCACCGGGGCGCAGCAGCAGGACGTGCCGGTGGTCCAGGGCACGACCGTGTTCTTCACGCTGATCGTCGTCGTCATCAACCTCGTGACCGATCTGGCGTACACGGCCCTCGACCCGCGGGTGCGGACGTCATGA
- a CDS encoding aminotransferase class V-fold PLP-dependent enzyme, whose product MTKPSALERLGLTPVINANGAASRLGGNLLSAAAQEAMIEAGQRFFPLNELQARASETISRVTGAEAGCVASGAAACLFLSAAACMARDDIAAMDRLPNTEGLRNEIVMHRAHRNPYDHVLRATGARLVEVGYLGTPSNPGARAWEFEAAITDRTCAFFYVVPGLSTEVLPLQTIAEIAHRHDLPVIVDAAGALPPAENLTRFIREGADLVAFSGGKGIGGPAGSGFLAGRRELVLSATLQQQDMYIHPTLWAGPFGPAAPTFSNGPARQGVGRMLKVGREEIAGLIAALEDYVERDHAAEQARTLAIARAIFDGLDGMTGASCSLVTPPEATWPHVVVDFAGDGGAPRAAEVARNLREGSPRIFCLDAWIDKGLLMLQATTLQEHEVDVLVERVVAECETEGGRHA is encoded by the coding sequence GTGACGAAGCCCTCCGCTCTCGAACGGCTCGGCCTGACGCCGGTGATCAACGCGAACGGCGCGGCGAGCCGGCTGGGAGGAAACCTCCTCAGCGCGGCCGCCCAGGAGGCGATGATCGAGGCCGGGCAGCGCTTCTTCCCGCTCAACGAGCTGCAGGCGCGCGCCAGCGAGACCATCTCCCGCGTCACCGGTGCCGAGGCGGGGTGCGTCGCCTCAGGAGCCGCCGCATGCCTGTTCCTCTCCGCGGCAGCGTGCATGGCGAGAGACGACATCGCCGCCATGGATCGCCTGCCGAACACGGAGGGCCTCCGGAACGAGATCGTCATGCACCGAGCGCACCGGAACCCGTACGACCACGTGCTCCGCGCGACGGGCGCGAGACTCGTCGAGGTCGGCTATCTCGGCACGCCCAGCAACCCGGGTGCGCGAGCGTGGGAGTTCGAGGCCGCGATCACCGATCGCACCTGCGCGTTCTTCTACGTCGTCCCCGGCCTGTCGACGGAGGTGCTGCCGCTTCAGACGATCGCCGAGATCGCGCATCGACACGACCTGCCGGTCATCGTCGACGCGGCGGGAGCGCTTCCGCCGGCCGAGAACCTGACGCGGTTCATCCGCGAGGGAGCCGATCTCGTCGCGTTCAGCGGCGGGAAGGGCATCGGCGGCCCGGCGGGGTCCGGGTTCCTCGCCGGCCGGCGCGAGCTCGTGCTCTCGGCGACGCTGCAGCAGCAGGACATGTACATCCATCCGACGCTGTGGGCGGGCCCGTTCGGGCCCGCGGCGCCGACCTTCTCGAACGGCCCGGCGCGCCAGGGGGTCGGGCGGATGCTGAAGGTCGGACGCGAGGAGATCGCCGGTCTGATCGCGGCGCTCGAGGACTACGTCGAGCGGGACCACGCGGCCGAGCAGGCGCGCACGCTCGCGATCGCCCGCGCGATCTTCGACGGCCTCGATGGCATGACGGGGGCGAGCTGCTCGCTCGTCACCCCGCCTGAGGCGACCTGGCCCCACGTCGTCGTCGACTTCGCGGGCGACGGCGGAGCGCCGCGCGCCGCGGAGGTCGCACGGAACCTGCGCGAGGGGTCGCCGCGGATCTTCTGCTTGGACGCCTGGATCGACAAGGGCCTCCTCATGCTGCAGGCGACGACCCTGCAGGAACACGAGGTCGACGTGCTCGTCGAGCGGGTCGTCGCCGAATGCGAAACCGAGGGAGGACGACACGCATGA
- a CDS encoding dipeptide/oligopeptide/nickel ABC transporter permease/ATP-binding protein, with protein sequence MSTTADSLAAATELAAAPRPNEAPRLWRRLVRRPVAVLCLLFLAALVVVAIVAPILLPDVSTQKAGDLNALRQGPSAEHLLGTDSLGRDELERLLVGTRVTLLAAVEALVVACGLAIPIGILAGYRGGRIDRAVGWFVDLGLALPVLIIVIVVVSVFQGSTLAAMIAFGVLGAPGQIRVIRSAVLPVREELYVAAARVTGLSRIYIMRHHILPRISGPILVQASLFAGAVVLAQAGLAFLNLLGDPPAPSWGQMMNDGTENIVQQPWLIWPPGIAMMLTVMAFGFLGDTFQEALSENWRAPVRRKRGRRMLDGLRGHGLVRLQPVPAAGATGGERADALLVVDDLTVELPSAGGPIPVVQGASFEIGEGETVGIVGESGCGKTMTAMSILGLVPGNGTISRGEIVFDGRDLAALGEDGLRKVRGKEIGLISQEPMVSFNPTFRVGWQLAHLIRIHHGVSRKESLDRAVELLGRVRLNDPADVARRYPHELSGGMAQRVSIAAALAGDPKLLIADEPTTALDVTVQAEILELLRDLQRERGLAILLVTHDWGVIADLCERVVVMYAGQAVERAATDDLFDRPLHPYTAALLAANPTGSDAGHELPAIAGSVPKPGAWPAGCHFHLRCGYATSECRTGAVPLARPGQGRETRCIHYRALADEDH encoded by the coding sequence ATGAGCACGACCGCCGATTCCCTCGCGGCCGCCACGGAACTGGCCGCCGCGCCGCGTCCGAACGAGGCGCCGCGCCTGTGGCGCCGGCTCGTTCGCCGCCCTGTGGCGGTGCTGTGCCTGCTCTTCCTCGCCGCGCTCGTGGTCGTCGCGATCGTCGCGCCGATCCTGCTGCCCGACGTCAGCACCCAGAAGGCCGGCGACCTGAACGCGCTGCGCCAGGGACCGAGTGCCGAGCACCTGCTCGGCACCGACAGCCTTGGGCGCGACGAGCTCGAACGCCTCCTCGTCGGCACGCGCGTCACGCTCCTCGCGGCGGTGGAGGCGCTCGTCGTCGCGTGCGGTCTCGCCATCCCGATCGGCATCCTCGCCGGCTACCGCGGCGGGCGGATCGATCGTGCCGTGGGGTGGTTCGTCGACCTCGGCCTCGCGCTGCCCGTGCTGATCATCGTGATCGTCGTCGTCTCGGTCTTCCAGGGCAGCACACTCGCGGCGATGATCGCGTTCGGCGTGCTCGGGGCGCCGGGCCAGATCCGTGTCATCCGGTCGGCGGTGCTGCCCGTTCGCGAGGAGCTCTACGTGGCGGCGGCACGAGTCACCGGCCTCTCGCGGATCTACATCATGCGGCACCACATCCTGCCGCGGATCAGCGGCCCGATCCTCGTGCAGGCGTCGCTCTTCGCCGGGGCCGTCGTCCTCGCACAGGCGGGCCTCGCGTTCCTGAACCTGCTCGGCGATCCGCCGGCCCCGAGCTGGGGCCAGATGATGAACGACGGGACGGAGAACATCGTCCAGCAGCCGTGGCTGATCTGGCCGCCCGGCATCGCGATGATGCTGACCGTCATGGCGTTCGGGTTCCTCGGGGACACGTTCCAGGAGGCGCTCTCGGAGAACTGGCGGGCGCCCGTCCGGCGCAAGCGCGGCCGGCGCATGCTCGACGGCCTCCGGGGCCACGGCCTCGTTCGCCTCCAGCCCGTACCCGCCGCGGGCGCGACCGGCGGCGAGCGCGCAGACGCGCTGCTCGTCGTCGACGATCTCACCGTCGAGCTGCCCTCGGCCGGCGGCCCGATCCCCGTCGTGCAGGGCGCGAGCTTCGAGATCGGGGAGGGAGAGACCGTCGGGATCGTCGGCGAGTCGGGCTGCGGCAAGACGATGACCGCGATGTCGATCCTCGGCCTCGTGCCCGGCAACGGGACGATCAGCCGCGGCGAGATCGTCTTCGACGGGCGCGACCTGGCGGCACTCGGAGAGGACGGGCTGCGGAAGGTGCGCGGGAAGGAGATCGGGCTGATCTCGCAGGAGCCGATGGTCAGCTTCAACCCGACGTTCCGCGTCGGCTGGCAGCTCGCGCACCTGATCCGCATCCACCACGGCGTCTCGCGCAAGGAGTCGCTCGACCGCGCGGTGGAGCTGCTCGGGCGCGTCCGCCTGAACGATCCCGCCGACGTCGCGCGCCGCTACCCGCACGAGCTCTCGGGCGGGATGGCGCAGCGCGTGTCGATCGCCGCGGCGTTGGCCGGCGATCCGAAGCTGCTGATCGCCGACGAGCCGACGACGGCGCTCGACGTGACCGTGCAGGCGGAGATCCTCGAGCTGCTGCGCGACCTCCAGCGCGAGCGCGGACTGGCGATCCTGCTCGTCACGCACGACTGGGGCGTGATCGCCGACCTCTGCGAGCGCGTCGTGGTGATGTACGCCGGCCAGGCGGTCGAGCGCGCCGCGACCGACGACCTCTTCGACCGACCGCTCCACCCGTACACCGCGGCGCTGCTCGCCGCGAACCCGACGGGCAGCGACGCCGGGCACGAGCTGCCGGCGATCGCCGGCAGCGTGCCCAAGCCCGGGGCGTGGCCGGCCGGCTGCCACTTCCACCTGCGCTGCGGCTACGCGACCTCCGAGTGCCGCACCGGCGCCGTGCCGCTCGCGCGACCGGGACAAGGCCGTGAGACACGGTGCATCCACTACCGAGCCCTCGCAGATGAAGACCACTGA
- a CDS encoding mandelate racemase/muconate lactonizing enzyme family protein, whose amino-acid sequence MRIHAVEAIPVSYPEPNDFNALRHLCLCKITADDGQVGWGESITQFAEANFATKHVIEAMAEQLVGKDPTHTEALWRRNKDQAWWYGYGGGIASYAVSAIDIALWDLKGKAANMSVLDLLGGPVHERLPAIASCHAHHSSIPAMVEEAQGWLSSGLQGVKTGFGKRGDARLGYDHDRDVEFVRAMREGIGEDKMLMIDNGIAIRWDVTDAVRRMRAMEEYHLTWVEEPLGAWDPEGYANLRAKTSTRIAYGEREWTLAGFERVLAAGTVDVLGVDPGRAEGITGFKKVCDRVEAHRRQANAHAWSSAIVTAASLAISFSSPACKLFEVKPIRNPMQHDLVVTPFEQIDGWVHPPQGPGLGIEVVEEVVQGFRSEKVLVS is encoded by the coding sequence ATGCGCATCCACGCGGTCGAGGCGATCCCCGTCAGCTATCCGGAGCCGAACGACTTCAACGCGCTGCGCCACCTCTGCCTCTGCAAGATCACGGCCGACGACGGCCAGGTCGGCTGGGGCGAGTCGATCACGCAGTTCGCCGAGGCGAACTTCGCGACGAAGCACGTGATCGAGGCGATGGCCGAACAGCTGGTCGGCAAGGACCCGACGCACACGGAAGCGCTGTGGCGCCGCAACAAGGACCAGGCCTGGTGGTACGGATACGGCGGCGGGATCGCGTCCTACGCCGTCTCGGCGATCGACATCGCGCTCTGGGACCTCAAGGGCAAGGCGGCGAACATGAGCGTCCTCGACCTGCTCGGCGGGCCGGTGCACGAGCGCCTGCCGGCGATCGCGTCCTGCCACGCCCACCATTCGTCGATCCCGGCGATGGTCGAGGAGGCGCAGGGGTGGCTGTCGAGCGGGCTGCAGGGCGTCAAGACGGGCTTCGGGAAGCGCGGCGACGCGCGCCTCGGCTACGACCACGATCGCGACGTCGAGTTCGTGCGGGCGATGCGAGAGGGCATCGGCGAGGACAAGATGCTGATGATCGACAACGGCATCGCGATCAGATGGGACGTGACCGACGCGGTGCGGCGGATGCGGGCGATGGAGGAGTACCACCTCACGTGGGTCGAGGAGCCGCTGGGAGCGTGGGATCCCGAGGGCTACGCGAACCTGCGGGCGAAGACCTCGACGCGCATCGCCTACGGCGAGCGCGAGTGGACGCTCGCCGGGTTCGAGCGGGTCCTCGCCGCCGGCACCGTCGACGTCCTCGGCGTCGACCCCGGCCGTGCCGAGGGGATCACGGGCTTCAAGAAGGTCTGCGACCGGGTCGAGGCGCACCGCCGCCAGGCCAACGCGCACGCCTGGTCGTCGGCGATCGTGACGGCGGCGAGCCTCGCGATCTCGTTCAGCTCGCCCGCCTGCAAGCTGTTCGAGGTCAAGCCGATCCGCAACCCGATGCAGCACGACCTCGTCGTGACGCCCTTCGAGCAGATCGACGGCTGGGTACATCCACCGCAGGGGCCGGGACTGGGCATCGAGGTGGTCGAAGAGGTCGTCCAGGGGTTCCGCAGCGAGAAGGTGCTCGTCTCGTGA
- a CDS encoding ABC transporter ATP-binding protein has protein sequence MKTTDAMSGDAPLLEINQLTVEFPGGRRQRPVRAVDDVSLTIGVRETVGLVGESGSGKSTIGRAVLGLVPATSGKVSFASAEITHARYAERRRLGRELQVIFQDPYSSLNPSRTIGQTLTETLRAHTRPDQREAAARVSTMLDRVGLSADAAQRYPAHFSGGQRQRIAIARALMAQPSLVICDEPTSALDLSVQAQVLNLLRELQDELHLSYFFISHDLAVVRHLSHRIIVLYKGRIMEQGSAAEVYENPTHPYTRALTEAAPVPNPHEQRRRRAQRLRQAPVGSQEQDPEHSCPFAPRCPHAIERCRTSRPPLEPMPGGGMIACHRWQELRDPRLVARVPSEAIAARRET, from the coding sequence ATGAAGACCACTGACGCCATGTCCGGCGACGCACCGCTGCTCGAGATCAACCAGCTCACCGTCGAGTTCCCGGGCGGCCGCCGTCAGCGCCCCGTTCGAGCCGTCGACGACGTGTCGCTCACGATCGGCGTCCGCGAGACGGTCGGCCTCGTCGGCGAGTCGGGCTCGGGCAAGTCGACGATCGGCCGCGCCGTCCTCGGGCTCGTGCCGGCCACCTCGGGGAAGGTCTCCTTCGCCAGCGCCGAGATCACGCACGCCCGCTACGCGGAGCGGCGGCGGCTGGGACGCGAGCTGCAGGTCATCTTCCAGGATCCCTACAGCTCGCTGAACCCCTCGCGGACGATCGGCCAGACGCTGACCGAGACGCTGCGCGCCCACACCCGGCCCGACCAGCGGGAAGCGGCCGCGCGGGTCAGCACGATGCTCGACCGGGTCGGGTTGTCGGCGGACGCGGCGCAGCGCTATCCCGCGCACTTCTCGGGCGGCCAGCGGCAGCGGATCGCGATCGCGCGGGCGCTGATGGCGCAGCCGAGCCTCGTCATCTGCGACGAGCCGACGAGCGCGCTCGACCTGTCGGTGCAGGCGCAGGTGCTGAACCTCCTGCGCGAGCTTCAGGACGAGCTCCACCTGAGCTACTTCTTCATCTCGCACGACCTCGCGGTCGTGCGGCACCTGTCGCACCGGATCATCGTCCTCTACAAGGGGCGGATCATGGAGCAGGGGTCCGCGGCCGAGGTGTACGAGAACCCGACCCACCCCTACACGCGCGCGCTCACCGAAGCGGCGCCGGTGCCGAATCCGCACGAGCAGCGTCGGCGGCGTGCGCAGAGACTGCGCCAGGCGCCGGTCGGCAGCCAGGAGCAGGACCCGGAGCACTCGTGCCCGTTCGCGCCACGGTGCCCGCACGCGATCGAGCGCTGCCGGACGAGCCGGCCGCCGCTCGAGCCGATGCCGGGCGGCGGGATGATCGCGTGTCACCGTTGGCAGGAGCTGCGAGACCCTCGCCTGGTGGCGCGGGTTCCGAGCGAGGCGATCGCGGCGAGACGCGAGACGTGA